The following proteins come from a genomic window of Pseudomonas putida:
- a CDS encoding M24 family metallopeptidase produces the protein MQMPKTLKIRNGDKVQPTFSAQEYAARHARLRAYMAEQDIEAAIFTSYHNVNYYSDFLYCSFGRPYALVITQDKVVSISANIDGGQPWRRTVGTDNIVYTDWQRDNYFVAIQQALPLASRIGVEYDHLNLQNHGKFAACYPKAELVDIAAPCMRMRMIKSAEEQALIRHGAQVADIGGAAVVEALREHVPEYEVALHATQAMVREIAKRFPDAELMDTWTWFQSGLNTDGAHNPVTSRRVGKGEILSLNCFPMIAGYYTALERTLFLDHCPDEYLRLWQANVEVHEAGLQLVRPGMRCSDIARELNEIFLRHDLLQYRTFGYGHSFGTLSHYYGREAGLELREDIDTVLEPGMVVSIEPMIMLPEGRPGAGGYREHDILIVNDSGAENITKFPYGPEHNIIRK, from the coding sequence ATGCAAATGCCCAAGACCCTGAAAATCCGCAATGGCGACAAGGTACAACCAACCTTCTCCGCTCAGGAATACGCTGCTCGCCACGCCCGGCTGCGGGCCTATATGGCCGAGCAGGACATCGAGGCGGCAATCTTCACCTCGTATCACAACGTCAACTATTACAGCGATTTCCTCTACTGCTCGTTCGGCCGCCCTTATGCGCTGGTGATTACCCAGGACAAGGTAGTCTCGATCAGCGCCAACATCGACGGCGGGCAACCCTGGCGGCGCACGGTCGGCACTGACAACATCGTCTACACCGACTGGCAGCGCGACAACTACTTTGTCGCCATCCAGCAGGCGTTGCCGCTGGCCTCGCGCATTGGCGTGGAGTACGACCACCTGAACCTGCAGAACCACGGCAAATTCGCCGCCTGCTACCCCAAGGCCGAGCTGGTGGACATCGCTGCGCCGTGCATGCGTATGCGCATGATCAAGTCGGCCGAGGAGCAGGCGCTTATCCGTCACGGTGCGCAGGTGGCCGACATCGGCGGGGCGGCAGTGGTCGAGGCCCTGCGTGAGCATGTGCCCGAGTACGAGGTGGCACTGCATGCCACCCAGGCGATGGTGCGCGAAATTGCCAAACGCTTCCCGGACGCCGAGCTGATGGACACCTGGACCTGGTTCCAGTCCGGGCTCAATACCGATGGCGCGCACAACCCGGTCACCAGCCGCCGTGTGGGCAAGGGCGAGATCCTCAGCCTCAACTGTTTCCCCATGATCGCCGGTTATTACACTGCGCTGGAGCGCACCCTGTTCCTTGACCACTGCCCGGACGAGTACCTGCGCCTGTGGCAGGCCAACGTCGAAGTGCACGAAGCCGGGCTGCAACTGGTGCGCCCGGGCATGCGCTGCAGCGATATCGCCCGCGAACTGAACGAGATTTTCCTGCGTCACGACCTGCTGCAGTACCGCACCTTCGGCTATGGCCATTCGTTCGGCACGCTCAGCCATTACTATGGCCGCGAGGCGGGGCTGGAGCTGCGCGAGGACATCGATACCGTGCTGGAGCCGGGCATGGTGGTGTCGATCGAGCCGATGATCATGCTGCCTGAAGGGCGACCGGGGGCTGGCGGTTATCGCGAGCATGACATCCTGATCGTCAACGACAGCGGCGCCGAGAACATCACCAAGTTCCCGTATGGGCCGGAGCACAACATCATTCGCAAATAA
- a CDS encoding MFS transporter, which yields MSSTTLDPSAIAGPAHNAERQALRKAARASFMGNFVEWFDYAAYGYLATIIAATFFPQTDKTTGLLATFAVFALSFLVRPLGGIVWGHFGDRHGRRNALSWSILIMSVSTFCIGLLPGYAQIGLWAPALLLLIRLVQGFSASGEYAGAAAFLAEYAPPGRRGLYTSIVPASTAAGLLFGAAFVAVLHELLSSEALHEWGWRLPFLLAAPFGLVGRYIRMSLQDTPKFLEMEQRLETKAGMATTPLRELLGQHRRSLAIGIGVTCLNAVAFYLLLSYMPTYLSSEMGMSERDSFIASTVSLATYIGLIFLMGRLSDQFGRKTMLVVASLLFLGLTVPLFRLLDGQPLLVILAIQILFGAMLAMNDGTLPCLLAEIFPTRVRFSGFALSFNVANSLFGGTAPFIATWLIQVTGSKLAPAGYLLAAALVALVAMLMCRETAHAALED from the coding sequence ATGTCCAGCACCACCCTTGACCCGTCCGCTATTGCCGGCCCCGCACACAACGCCGAACGCCAGGCGCTGCGCAAGGCCGCCCGGGCCAGCTTCATGGGCAACTTCGTCGAGTGGTTCGACTACGCCGCCTACGGCTATCTGGCCACCATCATCGCCGCCACCTTCTTCCCGCAAACTGACAAGACCACCGGTTTGCTGGCCACCTTTGCGGTATTCGCCCTGTCGTTCCTGGTGCGCCCGCTGGGTGGCATCGTCTGGGGCCATTTTGGCGACCGACACGGTCGGCGCAACGCGCTGTCATGGTCGATCCTGATCATGTCGGTATCCACCTTCTGCATCGGCTTGTTGCCGGGCTATGCGCAGATCGGGCTGTGGGCGCCGGCCTTGCTGTTGCTGATCCGCCTGGTACAGGGGTTTTCTGCCTCGGGTGAGTACGCCGGGGCCGCTGCGTTCCTGGCCGAATACGCGCCGCCTGGGCGGCGTGGCTTGTACACCAGCATCGTGCCGGCCAGCACGGCAGCGGGGTTGTTGTTCGGTGCGGCGTTCGTCGCGGTGCTGCATGAGCTGCTCAGCAGTGAAGCCCTGCATGAGTGGGGCTGGCGCCTGCCGTTTCTGCTGGCGGCGCCGTTCGGCCTGGTAGGGCGCTATATCCGCATGAGCCTGCAGGACACGCCCAAGTTCCTGGAGATGGAGCAGCGTCTGGAAACCAAGGCCGGCATGGCCACGACGCCGCTGCGCGAACTGCTGGGCCAGCACCGGCGCAGCCTGGCGATCGGCATAGGTGTCACCTGCCTGAATGCGGTTGCGTTCTACCTGTTGCTCAGTTACATGCCGACCTACCTGTCCAGTGAAATGGGCATGAGCGAGCGGGATTCGTTCATCGCCTCGACGGTGTCGCTGGCCACCTATATCGGCTTGATCTTCCTGATGGGACGGTTGTCCGACCAGTTTGGTCGCAAGACCATGCTGGTGGTGGCCTCGCTGTTGTTCCTGGGGTTGACCGTGCCGTTGTTCCGCCTGCTTGATGGGCAACCGCTGCTGGTGATTCTGGCCATCCAGATCCTTTTCGGTGCGATGCTGGCGATGAACGACGGGACCTTGCCGTGCCTGCTGGCCGAAATCTTTCCGACCCGGGTGCGCTTCAGCGGGTTTGCCCTGAGCTTCAATGTGGCCAACTCGCTGTTTGGCGGGACAGCGCCGTTCATTGCCACCTGGCTGATTCAGGTGACGGGCAGCAAGCTGGCCCCGGCAGGCTACTTGCTGGCGGCAGCACTGGTGGCGCTGGTGGCCATGCTGATGTGTCGGGAGACGGCGCACGCGGCCCTTGAAGATTAG